In Stomoxys calcitrans chromosome 2, idStoCalc2.1, whole genome shotgun sequence, the following proteins share a genomic window:
- the LOC106092369 gene encoding homeobox protein 5 isoform X2: protein MSHNKKDVIMTSSLSSSMHTKLEQQHSKPILSPTRSLDEGFESDPDRVSTDSEHPTSGTTTTPNNSSNNNGSSSNTSSSNNNNATSNTSSKNIGNPTIAANANGNKQQYNQQQQPHSQLHQNVGSTLAQLSSAATGGLSANADLSTTAAASSSASASAPSSSITQATALGHVLSSGKSMDLSKNRVMGAMGVPQLIRRTNIAGSAIQQQQQLLEKYFKDRRGSSEANKFSAQPALRTSSSSSSSSMNPAATAASSLHHSSLGGLMQNSNNHSNNNSTSMGSPQTVQRLQYQKQRQPVVASAAVNNHRYTSAVAVAAAVGGNASSSSSGFRRAKTRAMSPSVLKTAMSNSNSNGSHNLNNNSRNRLLMPRGSAIRSHSVDAISRQHQQRHHGGVIGGYDPSNALILKHEGPGSTSTATRMQHYKFPAAVAGASNSPTSTLPPGATSQALLVQPISSATLAANAVALPPATTVLNSANVGDAAAALVAAAGGSPVIASATNSLYTFYPAEGNLQVWQSECGDLTYKSSRNLQTHKAPVCWTQSIPRQTRRASLWLC, encoded by the exons ATGTCACACAACAAAAAAGATGTAATAATGACgtcgtcgttgtcgtcgtcCATGCACACAAAACTGGAACAGCAACATTCGAAACCCATCTTGAGCCCCACTCGATCGCTCGACGAAGGTTTTGAAAGTGATCCGGATCGGGTTTCGACGGATTCAGAGCATCCAACAAGTGGAACGACGACAACGCCAAACAATAGCAGCAATAACAATGGCAGCTCATCCAATACCAGCAGTTCCAATAACAACAATGCCACCAGCAACACCAGCAGCAAAAATATTGGCAACCCAACAATAGCCGCAAATGCAAATGGCAACAAACAACAAtacaaccaacaacaacagccacacTCTCAATTACATCAAAATGTTGGTTCTACTTTGGCACAATTGTCATCAGCCGCAACGGGCGGCTTGTCAGCCAATGCTGATTTGTCAACAACAGCGGCAGCATCATCATCTGCCTCAGCATCGGCACCATCCTCTTCCATAACGCAGGCGACGGCTTTGGGTCATGTCTTGTCGTCTGGCAAATCGATGGATTTATCCAAAAATCGGGTCATGGGTGCCATGGGAGTGCCTCAGCTAATCAGACGCACCAACATTGCTGGTTCGGCCatacagcaacagcaacaattgCTGGAGAAATATTTCAAGGATCGTCGAGGTTCCAGCGAGGCAAATAAATTTTCAGCACAACCTGCTCTAAgaacctcatcatcatcatcatcctcctcCATGAATCCAGCAGCAACTGCAGCATCCTCCCTACATCACTCCTCGCTGGGGGGTCTAATGCAGAACAGCAACaaccacagcaacaacaattccACTTCAATGGGTTCACCACAGACGGTGCAACGTTTGCAATACCAAAAGCAACGACAGCCAGTGGTGGCTTCAGCAGCTGTTAATAATCATCGTTACACTTCGGCGGTGGCCGTGGCGGCAGCTGTAGGCGGAAatgccagcagcagcagcagtggcTTTCGCCGTGCCAAAACTAGGGCCATGTCACCCTCAGTGCTAAAGACAGCCATGAGTAACAGCAACAGCAATGGCAGCCACAACTTGAACAATAACTCCCGCAATCGTTTGCTAATGCCACGCGGTTCAGCCATACGTTCCCATTCAGTGGATGCCATTTCACGTCAACATCAACAACGTCATCATGGGGGTGTCATTGGTGGCTATGACCCCAGCAATGCCTTAATCCTCAAGCATGAGGGTCCCGGCAGTACCAGCACTGCCACACGCATGCAACATTACAAATTTCCCGCAGCAGTAGCCGGGGCTTCGAATTCCCCAACAAGTACACTGCCACCGGGTGCCACCAGCCAGGCGCTGCTGGTGCAGCCCATCTCCAGTGCCACTTTGGCTGCAAATGCGGTGGCCTTACCGCCCGCCACCACCGTTCTGAATTCGGCCAATGTTGGTGATGCCGCTGCTGCCCTGGTGGCAGCAGCTGGTGGATCACCGGTTATAGCCTCAGCCACCAacagtttgtatacattttatcCAGCCGAGGGTAATCTACAAGTATGGCAATCCGAATGTGGCGATTTGACATATAAGTCATCGCGTAATCTACAAACGCATAAGGCACCAGTTTGTTGGACTCAGTCTATACCAAGGCAAACAAGACG AGCCAGCCTTTGGCTATGTTAA
- the LOC106092369 gene encoding homeobox protein 5 isoform X5, producing the protein MSHNKKDVIMTSSLSSSMHTKLEQQHSKPILSPTRSLDEGFESDPDRVSTDSEHPTSGTTTTPNNSSNNNGSSSNTSSSNNNNATSNTSSKNIGNPTIAANANGNKQQYNQQQQPHSQLHQNVGSTLAQLSSAATGGLSANADLSTTAAASSSASASAPSSSITQATALGHVLSSGKSMDLSKNRVMGAMGVPQLIRRTNIAGSAIQQQQQLLEKYFKDRRGSSEANKFSAQPALRTSSSSSSSSMNPAATAASSLHHSSLGGLMQNSNNHSNNNSTSMGSPQTVQRLQYQKQRQPVVASAAVNNHRYTSAVAVAAAVGGNASSSSSGFRRAKTRAMSPSVLKTAMSNSNSNGSHNLNNNSRNRLLMPRGSAIRSHSVDAISRQHQQRHHGGVIGGYDPSNALILKHEGPGSTSTATRMQHYKFPAAVAGASNSPTSTLPPGATSQALLVQPISSATLAANAVALPPATTVLNSANVGDAAAALVAAAGGSPVIASATNSLYTFYPAEGNLQVWQSECGDLTYKSSRNLQTHKAPVCWTQSIPRQTRR; encoded by the coding sequence ATGTCACACAACAAAAAAGATGTAATAATGACgtcgtcgttgtcgtcgtcCATGCACACAAAACTGGAACAGCAACATTCGAAACCCATCTTGAGCCCCACTCGATCGCTCGACGAAGGTTTTGAAAGTGATCCGGATCGGGTTTCGACGGATTCAGAGCATCCAACAAGTGGAACGACGACAACGCCAAACAATAGCAGCAATAACAATGGCAGCTCATCCAATACCAGCAGTTCCAATAACAACAATGCCACCAGCAACACCAGCAGCAAAAATATTGGCAACCCAACAATAGCCGCAAATGCAAATGGCAACAAACAACAAtacaaccaacaacaacagccacacTCTCAATTACATCAAAATGTTGGTTCTACTTTGGCACAATTGTCATCAGCCGCAACGGGCGGCTTGTCAGCCAATGCTGATTTGTCAACAACAGCGGCAGCATCATCATCTGCCTCAGCATCGGCACCATCCTCTTCCATAACGCAGGCGACGGCTTTGGGTCATGTCTTGTCGTCTGGCAAATCGATGGATTTATCCAAAAATCGGGTCATGGGTGCCATGGGAGTGCCTCAGCTAATCAGACGCACCAACATTGCTGGTTCGGCCatacagcaacagcaacaattgCTGGAGAAATATTTCAAGGATCGTCGAGGTTCCAGCGAGGCAAATAAATTTTCAGCACAACCTGCTCTAAgaacctcatcatcatcatcatcctcctcCATGAATCCAGCAGCAACTGCAGCATCCTCCCTACATCACTCCTCGCTGGGGGGTCTAATGCAGAACAGCAACaaccacagcaacaacaattccACTTCAATGGGTTCACCACAGACGGTGCAACGTTTGCAATACCAAAAGCAACGACAGCCAGTGGTGGCTTCAGCAGCTGTTAATAATCATCGTTACACTTCGGCGGTGGCCGTGGCGGCAGCTGTAGGCGGAAatgccagcagcagcagcagtggcTTTCGCCGTGCCAAAACTAGGGCCATGTCACCCTCAGTGCTAAAGACAGCCATGAGTAACAGCAACAGCAATGGCAGCCACAACTTGAACAATAACTCCCGCAATCGTTTGCTAATGCCACGCGGTTCAGCCATACGTTCCCATTCAGTGGATGCCATTTCACGTCAACATCAACAACGTCATCATGGGGGTGTCATTGGTGGCTATGACCCCAGCAATGCCTTAATCCTCAAGCATGAGGGTCCCGGCAGTACCAGCACTGCCACACGCATGCAACATTACAAATTTCCCGCAGCAGTAGCCGGGGCTTCGAATTCCCCAACAAGTACACTGCCACCGGGTGCCACCAGCCAGGCGCTGCTGGTGCAGCCCATCTCCAGTGCCACTTTGGCTGCAAATGCGGTGGCCTTACCGCCCGCCACCACCGTTCTGAATTCGGCCAATGTTGGTGATGCCGCTGCTGCCCTGGTGGCAGCAGCTGGTGGATCACCGGTTATAGCCTCAGCCACCAacagtttgtatacattttatcCAGCCGAGGGTAATCTACAAGTATGGCAATCCGAATGTGGCGATTTGACATATAAGTCATCGCGTAATCTACAAACGCATAAGGCACCAGTTTGTTGGACTCAGTCTATACCAAGGCAAACAAGACG